The Geotalea uraniireducens Rf4 genome window below encodes:
- the pstC gene encoding phosphate ABC transporter permease subunit PstC, with the protein MWRKAVPPEAISQKWNIKTGLNGDFIFKGITVVFAFSILAILLLMVYEMVGESLPAMRKFGWRFITSSDWDAVQETFGALPYLWGSVVSSILALLLATPLSIGSAVFITEIAPKKFGGVIAALVELLAAIPSVIYGLWGVLVMAPWLQRTVQPFLIDHFGFLPLFKGAPYGVSMLAAVFILMIMVVPIITSITKEVLLAVPQSQKEAAIALGATRWEMIRMAVLPYGRSGILGAVILGLGRAIGETMAVTMVIGNTPQISLSLLSPAYTMPSVIANEFAEASSQLHSAALMEIGLILLVVTLVINALARFLIWSVNRKQSGGGL; encoded by the coding sequence ATGTGGAGGAAGGCCGTGCCGCCCGAAGCAATCTCACAGAAGTGGAACATCAAAACCGGCCTGAACGGCGACTTCATCTTCAAGGGGATCACCGTCGTTTTCGCCTTCAGCATCCTCGCCATACTGCTTCTCATGGTCTACGAAATGGTCGGCGAGAGCCTCCCCGCCATGAGAAAATTCGGCTGGCGGTTCATCACCAGCAGTGATTGGGATGCGGTGCAGGAGACCTTCGGCGCGCTTCCCTACCTCTGGGGCTCGGTGGTTTCATCGATCCTCGCCCTCCTTCTCGCAACGCCGCTTTCCATCGGCAGCGCCGTCTTCATCACCGAGATCGCGCCGAAAAAGTTCGGCGGCGTGATCGCCGCCCTGGTCGAGCTCCTGGCCGCCATCCCGAGCGTCATCTACGGCCTCTGGGGGGTGCTGGTCATGGCGCCATGGCTGCAGCGGACCGTCCAGCCGTTTCTCATCGATCACTTCGGCTTCCTCCCCCTCTTCAAGGGGGCACCCTACGGGGTGAGCATGCTCGCCGCGGTCTTCATCCTGATGATCATGGTGGTGCCGATCATCACCTCCATCACCAAGGAGGTGCTTCTGGCCGTGCCCCAGAGCCAGAAAGAGGCTGCCATCGCCCTCGGCGCGACCCGCTGGGAGATGATCCGCATGGCAGTCCTCCCCTACGGCCGCTCCGGCATCCTGGGAGCGGTGATCCTCGGCCTGGGGCGGGCCATCGGCGAGACCATGGCGGTCACCATGGTGATCGGCAACACGCCGCAGATATCCCTGTCGCTCCTCTCCCCCGCCTACACCATGCCGAGCGTCATCGCCAACGAATTCGCCGAGGCAAGCTCGCAGCTCCACTCCGCGGCGCTCATGGAGATCGGCCTCATCCTGCTGGTGGTCACCCTCGTCATCAACGCCCTTGCCCGCTTTCTGATCTGGAGCGTGAACCGAAAACAGAGCGGAGGTGGACTATGA
- a CDS encoding EAL domain-containing protein produces MTALPLIPQQSTTVYRRRIPRLEDSFSDCSYLFLKFKEHLKSSGHAGIVALNFANSGHGMETAGKAIALFIRMMDKRLTGRIEGGYKAADGEYFLLLVPSGDYCEQHFHEDIEVIRRELRSYFSLSHIKRKTFYNTETVDALFRLDGVFLSNRDEENADNALFRAFQELFSASASPVVQQSADRREIEEIIANGLITPLFQPIISLCDGSVYGYEALSRVSRPSHLADPELLFAKSGEYGLTFPLERLCRRKALIRAKELGISGRLFLNVCPSLLQANDHKRGVTAALLDELGIQRSSITFELTERTLIEDYELFNRVLSYYREQGYSIAIDDLGSGYAGLKMLARMEPDYVKLARFLICDIDASSTRQALVEALVTFCGKIGAKVIAEGVEREEELDYLRDIGVTLCQGYLLARPSATP; encoded by the coding sequence GTGACAGCTTTACCACTTATACCGCAGCAGTCAACCACCGTCTATCGGCGCCGCATTCCGAGATTGGAAGATTCTTTCAGCGACTGCAGCTACCTGTTTTTGAAATTCAAGGAACACCTGAAGAGTTCGGGGCACGCAGGCATAGTGGCGCTCAACTTTGCCAACAGTGGCCATGGCATGGAAACTGCCGGCAAAGCCATCGCCCTTTTCATCAGGATGATGGATAAACGGCTCACAGGGCGCATTGAAGGCGGTTACAAGGCTGCCGACGGCGAATACTTTCTGCTCCTCGTACCCAGCGGCGACTACTGCGAACAACATTTCCACGAGGATATTGAAGTAATCCGCCGGGAACTCCGCAGTTATTTCTCTCTCAGCCATATAAAAAGAAAAACATTTTACAACACGGAAACGGTCGATGCCTTGTTCAGGCTCGACGGGGTCTTCCTCTCCAACCGCGACGAAGAAAATGCCGACAACGCCCTTTTCAGGGCCTTCCAGGAGCTTTTCAGCGCCTCTGCATCGCCTGTTGTGCAGCAGAGCGCAGACCGGCGTGAAATAGAGGAAATCATCGCCAACGGTTTGATTACCCCCCTCTTCCAGCCGATTATCTCCCTGTGTGACGGCTCCGTCTACGGTTATGAAGCATTGAGCCGCGTCAGCAGGCCGAGCCACCTCGCCGACCCGGAGCTGCTCTTCGCAAAATCGGGCGAATACGGCCTCACCTTCCCCCTGGAGAGGCTATGCCGCAGAAAGGCGCTCATCAGGGCCAAAGAGCTGGGAATTTCCGGGCGGCTCTTCCTCAATGTCTGCCCGAGTCTCCTCCAGGCAAACGACCATAAAAGGGGAGTTACCGCCGCATTGCTGGACGAACTGGGGATCCAGCGCTCCAGCATCACTTTTGAGCTGACGGAACGAACACTGATCGAGGATTACGAGCTGTTCAACCGGGTCCTCTCCTACTATCGGGAACAAGGTTATTCCATCGCCATCGACGACCTGGGTTCCGGTTATGCCGGCCTGAAAATGCTCGCCCGGATGGAACCCGACTATGTAAAACTCGCCCGGTTCCTCATCTGCGACATCGACGCCTCATCCACCAGGCAGGCCCTCGTCGAAGCGCTCGTCACCTTCTGCGGCAAGATCGGGGCAAAGGTCATTGCCGAAGGGGTCGAGCGCGAGGAGGAATTGGACTACCTTCGAGACATCGGCGTGACGCTCTGTCAGGGGTATCTGCTGGCCAGGCCGTCCGCCACTCCATAG
- a CDS encoding SpoIIE family protein phosphatase: MENAHHVTHCLREIVKTTETISPDLAVNDVLEIFKNDPSILAIPVADGRRFCGVISRKLLFYHHLGRPFALELYGKKPIRILLEKNCVCMEPELEVSDALARLLAVDPLLETDCFAVTEGEQCIGIVSVSDLMMNISANQALLLGALERLSARITDEVRKAGEIQQALLPLPDSSFDKIRVSGGITTSSEIGGDYFDYFPLGNDRLGLVVADVSGHGVQSGMVTTAAKASLHTLISLGIDTPAELLFGMNNAILTTARQTLLMTCLIAVINPKQGRLVIANAGHNFPYLYKSGTGSLEMVEDASGFPLGFEENCRFQECSATFEAGDTLFLYSDGIVECTDKAGEDFGYERLEAFLNEHVTLPPDIARKLLLEALEKFTGTRSFADDVTILIASSTL; encoded by the coding sequence ATGGAAAATGCCCACCATGTGACCCACTGTTTAAGAGAAATCGTAAAGACAACCGAAACGATAAGTCCAGACCTTGCGGTAAACGACGTGTTGGAAATCTTCAAGAACGACCCGTCGATCCTGGCGATACCGGTTGCCGACGGAAGAAGGTTCTGCGGTGTTATCAGCCGCAAATTGCTCTTTTATCATCATCTGGGACGACCTTTTGCCCTGGAACTCTACGGGAAAAAACCGATCAGGATACTGCTGGAAAAAAACTGCGTCTGTATGGAACCGGAACTGGAGGTCAGTGATGCATTGGCGAGACTCCTGGCTGTAGATCCACTGCTGGAGACCGATTGTTTTGCCGTTACGGAGGGAGAACAGTGCATCGGCATTGTATCCGTTTCCGATCTGATGATGAACATCTCCGCCAATCAGGCGCTGCTCCTTGGCGCCCTCGAACGCCTCAGCGCCCGCATCACGGATGAAGTGAGGAAAGCCGGCGAAATCCAGCAGGCGCTCCTCCCCCTCCCCGACTCCTCTTTCGACAAAATCAGGGTCAGTGGAGGGATCACCACATCATCGGAAATCGGCGGAGATTATTTTGATTACTTCCCTCTGGGCAATGACAGGCTGGGACTTGTGGTTGCCGACGTAAGCGGTCACGGCGTCCAATCGGGAATGGTGACCACCGCTGCCAAGGCGAGCCTCCACACACTCATCTCCCTGGGAATCGATACGCCCGCTGAACTGCTCTTCGGCATGAACAACGCCATTCTCACCACGGCCCGCCAGACCCTGCTCATGACCTGCCTGATAGCGGTAATCAATCCAAAGCAAGGGCGGCTCGTCATCGCCAATGCTGGTCACAACTTCCCCTATCTGTACAAATCCGGGACCGGGTCGCTGGAGATGGTGGAAGACGCTTCCGGCTTCCCCCTCGGGTTCGAGGAGAACTGCCGTTTCCAGGAATGCTCTGCAACGTTCGAGGCTGGCGATACCCTCTTCCTCTACTCCGACGGTATTGTCGAATGCACGGACAAGGCGGGAGAAGATTTCGGCTATGAGAGACTGGAAGCCTTTCTCAACGAACATGTCACTCTGCCGCCCGATATTGCAAGGAAACTGCTGCTGGAAGCACTCGAAAAATTTACCGGTACCCGGTCCTTTGCTGATGACGTAACTATTCTCATTGCGTCCTCGACACTATAG
- the phoU gene encoding phosphate signaling complex protein PhoU produces MEREHFSKVFDEELNTIREKLLEMGGKVEVMIANSMKSLVERDSELAERTIAFDHEINHLEMEIDERCLEVLARRQPAARDLRFITLALKIVTDLERIGDQCTGIAKRAKELNMEPPLKPYIDLPRMADWASMMVKEALDAFVRGDDTLAIKVCKDDQFVDELNEQIQRELLTFMMGDPSTISRAIKVNYISKCLERIADHATNVAEMVIFMVKGKDIRHTIA; encoded by the coding sequence ATGGAAAGAGAACATTTCAGCAAAGTATTCGACGAGGAACTGAACACCATCCGCGAGAAGCTCCTCGAAATGGGGGGGAAGGTGGAGGTGATGATCGCCAACTCGATGAAATCCCTCGTGGAGCGGGACTCCGAGCTGGCCGAACGAACCATTGCCTTTGACCACGAGATCAACCACCTGGAGATGGAGATCGACGAGAGATGCCTGGAAGTGCTGGCGCGCCGCCAGCCGGCAGCCCGCGACCTGCGTTTCATCACCCTGGCGCTCAAGATCGTCACCGACCTGGAGCGGATCGGCGACCAGTGTACTGGCATTGCCAAAAGGGCCAAGGAGCTGAACATGGAGCCGCCGCTCAAACCTTACATCGACCTCCCCCGCATGGCCGACTGGGCTTCGATGATGGTCAAGGAAGCGCTCGACGCCTTCGTCCGCGGCGACGACACCCTGGCGATCAAGGTCTGCAAGGACGACCAGTTCGTGGACGAGCTGAACGAGCAGATCCAGCGGGAACTCCTCACCTTCATGATGGGGGACCCGTCCACCATCAGCCGCGCCATCAAGGTCAACTACATCTCCAAGTGCCTGGAGCGGATCGCGGACCACGCCACCAACGTGGCAGAAATGGTCATCTTCATGGTCAAGGGGAAGGACATCCGCCATACCATCGCCTGA
- a CDS encoding ATP-binding protein, producing the protein MQLNDPVLALFADADDENTWYSSLSMIPEVIRIIANRFLLVTLDNMRGLGINPRLAIVSGALYPTMMPELIKELKNNFPRMEILVLSSTVAPFPQIERLLTDKVRHLVIEPISQNAALCRNQSPLLLAVNNLVNKQKWEIAEYVKDGTQIHVFQLSSSNEKEQVIGTIESMVQGETAEHELLRQKGALLADEMLENAFYGAPKGADGNKIFRKGEQRSLLPGEKIVFSFAFDGETLAMEMADNWGSLAPDMIMEYLARNQNSIGLPDDIGGRGLFIIWRFLDQFHVNITPGNQTVVGGHLRVSSPFPPEAPRGFHITTTEKEKINGCTITHRS; encoded by the coding sequence ATGCAGTTAAACGATCCCGTTCTGGCGCTGTTCGCTGATGCCGACGATGAAAATACCTGGTACAGCTCCTTGAGCATGATTCCCGAAGTCATCAGGATAATCGCCAATCGCTTTCTACTCGTTACCCTCGACAACATGCGCGGATTGGGAATAAATCCGCGACTGGCGATTGTTTCCGGCGCTCTTTATCCCACTATGATGCCGGAACTTATCAAAGAGCTGAAGAATAATTTCCCGAGAATGGAAATTCTGGTGCTCTCGTCGACCGTCGCTCCCTTCCCGCAGATTGAACGGCTCCTGACCGACAAAGTCAGACATCTGGTTATCGAACCCATCTCGCAAAACGCCGCTTTGTGCAGAAATCAGTCGCCTCTGTTGCTTGCCGTAAACAACCTCGTCAACAAACAAAAATGGGAGATTGCCGAATATGTGAAAGACGGCACACAAATCCATGTTTTTCAGCTCTCGTCTTCTAATGAAAAAGAGCAGGTAATAGGTACGATAGAAAGCATGGTTCAAGGTGAAACGGCCGAACATGAACTGCTTCGGCAGAAAGGGGCGCTACTGGCGGACGAAATGCTGGAAAACGCTTTCTATGGGGCGCCCAAAGGGGCCGACGGCAACAAGATATTCAGAAAAGGGGAGCAGAGGTCGCTCCTCCCCGGTGAGAAGATCGTCTTTAGTTTTGCCTTTGACGGCGAAACCCTTGCCATGGAAATGGCGGACAACTGGGGAAGCCTCGCGCCAGACATGATCATGGAATATCTGGCCAGGAACCAGAACAGCATCGGGCTGCCGGATGACATCGGCGGGCGTGGCCTGTTCATCATCTGGCGATTTCTCGACCAGTTTCATGTGAACATAACCCCGGGAAATCAGACCGTCGTTGGTGGGCATTTGCGTGTATCATCACCCTTCCCGCCTGAAGCGCCGCGCGGCTTCCACATCACTACTACCGAAAAGGAGAAAATCAATGGATGCACTATTACACATCGTTCCTGA
- a CDS encoding STAS domain-containing protein, whose protein sequence is MDALLHIVPDRFPQYDYFALNGNIDAQAEKQLKELPAKVKQPKVTIDFSKTGRINSMGIALLLRCFKAIREEKKADIELVGLTPMNTMLFKMTGIFLLATPAKV, encoded by the coding sequence ATGGATGCACTATTACACATCGTTCCTGACCGTTTTCCACAATACGATTACTTCGCGCTGAACGGCAACATCGACGCCCAGGCGGAAAAACAGCTGAAAGAACTTCCGGCAAAAGTCAAGCAGCCGAAGGTCACCATCGACTTCAGCAAGACCGGCAGAATCAATTCAATGGGGATCGCTCTTCTTCTCCGCTGTTTCAAGGCCATCAGGGAGGAGAAAAAGGCCGATATCGAACTTGTCGGCCTTACCCCCATGAACACCATGCTCTTCAAAATGACCGGAATATTCCTGTTGGCAACCCCTGCCAAGGTATAA
- a CDS encoding Hsp70 family protein has product MQIVFGIDFGTTNSALSVYRNGAVEIVDIDEYNTTGKLMRSVLYFNEDNEIFAGHEAINNYVHEGAAGRFMQSIKTFLPNTSFDCTEVYGKRYAIDDLVAIILGKIKAKGEAHVGHTVDSVVLGRPVIFSRNAEKDAVAQNRLEKAARKAGFKHIWFQFEPVAAALAFEESLKPGEEKVIFIGDFGGGTSDFTVIRVKGGAFARADRRSDVLSLGGVYIAGDKFDSQIMWDKIAKYFGRHVKYKGMGKDEWFDIPQSIISTLCQWHRIPLLRTRKTREHIRLIKNAASDKKAIEHLENIITDNYGFFLFQSIEKAKCELSYADHAQISFKERDLSISEEISKSEFESINFENFEKIACCVDEVVAKSGVSHQQIDTVFLTGGTSHIPYVRKLFADRFGKEKLENMDAFTSVVHGLGASVPLFV; this is encoded by the coding sequence ATGCAAATAGTATTCGGCATCGACTTTGGGACGACCAATTCGGCGCTATCGGTATACAGAAACGGTGCGGTTGAAATCGTAGACATCGATGAGTACAACACCACCGGGAAACTGATGCGCTCGGTCCTTTATTTTAACGAGGACAACGAGATATTTGCCGGCCACGAGGCTATCAACAATTATGTCCATGAAGGAGCGGCAGGGCGTTTCATGCAGTCCATCAAGACCTTTTTACCGAACACCAGTTTTGATTGCACCGAGGTCTATGGCAAAAGATACGCCATCGACGATCTCGTCGCAATCATCCTCGGAAAAATCAAGGCAAAGGGCGAAGCCCACGTGGGGCATACGGTGGACAGCGTTGTTCTGGGCCGTCCGGTAATCTTTTCCCGGAATGCCGAAAAAGACGCCGTTGCCCAGAACCGGCTGGAAAAGGCGGCGCGTAAGGCGGGGTTCAAGCATATCTGGTTTCAATTCGAACCGGTAGCGGCAGCGCTGGCTTTTGAAGAAAGTTTAAAGCCGGGAGAGGAGAAGGTGATTTTTATCGGTGATTTTGGCGGCGGGACATCGGACTTTACGGTGATAAGGGTCAAAGGCGGTGCCTTTGCCAGGGCTGACCGGCGGAGCGACGTTCTGTCTCTCGGCGGTGTCTATATAGCCGGTGATAAATTCGATTCACAGATCATGTGGGATAAAATAGCCAAGTATTTTGGGCGGCATGTGAAATACAAAGGCATGGGCAAGGATGAATGGTTCGACATCCCCCAGAGCATCATCTCTACCCTGTGTCAATGGCACCGGATTCCGTTATTGAGAACGAGAAAGACGAGAGAACATATCCGCCTGATAAAAAACGCTGCCAGTGACAAAAAGGCGATAGAGCACCTGGAAAACATCATTACGGACAATTACGGTTTTTTCCTGTTTCAATCAATCGAGAAGGCCAAGTGCGAGCTTTCTTATGCCGACCATGCGCAAATCAGCTTCAAGGAGCGCGACCTTTCCATCAGCGAAGAAATCAGTAAAAGCGAGTTCGAATCCATCAACTTTGAAAATTTCGAAAAGATCGCCTGCTGTGTGGACGAAGTCGTAGCCAAATCCGGGGTTTCCCATCAACAGATTGACACGGTTTTCCTTACCGGCGGAACTTCCCATATCCCCTATGTCCGAAAGCTTTTTGCCGACCGCTTCGGTAAAGAAAAACTGGAGAATATGGATGCCTTTACCAGTGTTGTCCACGGGCTTGGTGCCAGTGTACCGCTGTTTGTTTGA
- the pstA gene encoding phosphate ABC transporter permease PstA: protein MMRSVALRKAKNLLMTALMVAATLSVLVPLVFIFVHIVKMGLSSVNLDFFTQIPKPTGETGGGMANGMVGSAVMIAMASLIGLPIGIFGAIYLAEYGGSRISTVIRFAADVLSGIPSIITGMVAYTLLVVPMKGFSALAGAVALAMIMIPIVLRTTEEQLKMVPGTLREASLALGVPLWRTSLKVTLRSAMTGVMTGILLSVARVAGETAPLLFTALGNQFWSRKLTEPMAAMPLQIFNFAISPYEDWHRLAWAGALVLVTVMFSLSLAARYFGRSRQEG, encoded by the coding sequence ATGATGCGGAGTGTCGCCCTGCGCAAGGCAAAAAACCTGCTGATGACGGCGCTGATGGTCGCTGCGACCCTGTCGGTGCTGGTGCCGCTCGTCTTCATCTTCGTCCATATCGTGAAGATGGGACTTAGTTCCGTAAATCTCGACTTTTTCACCCAGATACCGAAACCGACCGGCGAGACCGGCGGCGGCATGGCCAACGGCATGGTGGGCTCCGCGGTGATGATCGCCATGGCCTCGTTAATAGGCCTCCCCATCGGCATCTTCGGCGCCATTTACCTGGCCGAATACGGCGGCAGCCGCATCTCCACCGTCATCCGCTTTGCCGCCGACGTACTTTCCGGCATCCCCTCCATCATCACCGGCATGGTCGCCTACACCCTGCTCGTGGTGCCGATGAAGGGCTTTTCCGCCCTGGCCGGCGCAGTGGCCCTGGCGATGATCATGATCCCCATAGTGCTCCGCACCACCGAGGAACAGCTGAAGATGGTCCCCGGCACCCTGCGTGAAGCCTCGCTGGCACTGGGGGTGCCGCTCTGGCGCACGAGCCTCAAGGTCACCCTGAGGAGCGCCATGACCGGGGTCATGACCGGCATACTCCTCTCCGTCGCCCGGGTAGCGGGGGAAACCGCGCCGCTCCTCTTCACAGCTCTCGGCAACCAGTTCTGGAGCAGGAAACTCACCGAACCGATGGCGGCGATGCCGCTACAGATCTTCAACTTCGCCATCTCGCCATACGAGGACTGGCACCGCCTCGCCTGGGCAGGCGCCCTGGTCCTGGTGACGGTCATGTTCTCCTTGAGCCTGGCTGCGCGGTATTTCGGCAGAAGCAGACAAGAAGGCTGA
- a CDS encoding phosphate-starvation-inducible PsiE family protein — translation MWKEDVVDLKLTRFFEISARVLLSLLIAAILLAILTGIIYTFYDLRLIFITEFHTAFRTFLVDVLTVLAIVEILRTALAYFTEGRVKVTYIIDTVMVTVLTEVMAFWYKEMDWQQLAMVIILVLSLAFVRIIAVRYSPRSHRAEL, via the coding sequence ATGTGGAAAGAAGATGTCGTTGATTTAAAACTGACCAGATTTTTCGAGATTTCAGCCAGGGTTCTTTTGAGCCTGCTCATTGCCGCAATACTGTTGGCGATCCTGACGGGAATTATCTACACCTTTTACGATCTGAGGCTGATCTTCATCACGGAGTTTCATACCGCGTTCAGGACATTCCTCGTCGATGTGCTCACCGTCCTGGCCATCGTCGAAATATTACGAACCGCGCTGGCCTACTTTACCGAGGGACGGGTCAAGGTCACCTACATCATCGACACGGTCATGGTCACCGTCCTCACCGAAGTGATGGCCTTCTGGTACAAGGAAATGGACTGGCAGCAGCTGGCCATGGTGATCATCCTCGTCCTGTCGCTGGCCTTTGTCAGGATTATTGCCGTCAGGTATTCACCCCGCAGCCACCGTGCAGAATTGTGA
- a CDS encoding DUF502 domain-containing protein, with translation MEKVFNHLKSKFVTGLFVVIPLGITIFILKFLFNFADGILGSYLDSLFSAIAHEEFHFPGLGMLTGAVVIYLSGLLASNVLGTQFLKWWDAFLSKIPLVKSIYTSSKQLTHVFKDGKTSYRRAVFVEWPRNGVRAVGFVTAEVMRNGERLVVVYVPTMPNPTSGFALFFREDEVLESGMTVEDAVKFVVSGGVVVRDETPVG, from the coding sequence ATGGAAAAGGTGTTCAACCATCTTAAAAGCAAGTTTGTCACAGGGCTGTTCGTGGTCATCCCTCTTGGGATAACCATCTTTATTCTCAAGTTTCTCTTCAATTTTGCCGACGGAATCCTCGGTTCCTATCTGGACAGCCTGTTCAGCGCCATTGCCCATGAAGAGTTCCATTTTCCCGGGTTGGGTATGCTGACCGGTGCGGTGGTCATCTACCTTTCCGGCCTTCTGGCGTCCAATGTCCTCGGAACCCAGTTCCTCAAATGGTGGGACGCGTTCCTCTCAAAAATTCCGCTCGTGAAGTCGATTTACACTTCCAGCAAGCAGCTGACCCATGTGTTCAAGGACGGAAAGACCTCCTATCGCCGCGCGGTATTCGTCGAATGGCCCCGCAATGGGGTGCGCGCCGTCGGCTTTGTCACCGCCGAGGTAATGCGGAACGGTGAACGGCTGGTGGTGGTCTACGTGCCGACCATGCCCAACCCCACCTCCGGTTTTGCCCTGTTCTTCCGCGAAGATGAGGTGCTGGAGAGCGGCATGACAGTTGAAGACGCGGTCAAGTTCGTGGTTTCCGGCGGCGTGGTGGTGCGCGATGAAACGCCCGTCGGTTAA
- the pstB gene encoding phosphate ABC transporter ATP-binding protein PstB, whose amino-acid sequence MNTKVKLENLNVHFGSNHAVKDVSIDFPENSVTAIIGPSGCGKSTVLRSINRMHDLAPAARVTGKIILDDTDIYDKGVDPVSIRRRVGMVFQKPNPFPAMSIYDNVIAGYKLNGRVNRSEADEIVESSLKRVALWDEVKDRLKASAMELSGGQQQRLCIARTIAVRPEVILMDEPASALDPLSTLKIEELIEELKEKYTIIIVTHNMQQAARVSDFTAFFYLGELIECGETRKVFTTPDKKQTEDYITGRFG is encoded by the coding sequence ATGAACACCAAGGTAAAACTGGAAAATCTCAACGTCCATTTCGGCAGCAACCACGCGGTCAAGGATGTCTCCATCGACTTCCCGGAAAACAGCGTCACCGCCATCATCGGCCCTTCGGGGTGCGGCAAATCGACGGTGCTCCGCTCCATCAACCGGATGCACGACCTGGCGCCTGCGGCACGGGTCACGGGCAAGATCATCCTTGACGACACCGACATCTACGACAAGGGGGTGGACCCGGTCTCCATCAGGAGAAGGGTCGGCATGGTCTTCCAGAAACCTAACCCCTTCCCGGCCATGTCGATTTATGATAACGTGATTGCCGGTTACAAGCTGAACGGCAGGGTCAACCGGAGCGAGGCGGACGAGATCGTCGAGTCGTCTCTCAAACGGGTCGCCCTCTGGGACGAGGTGAAGGACCGGCTGAAGGCAAGCGCCATGGAACTTTCCGGCGGCCAGCAGCAAAGGCTCTGCATCGCCAGGACCATTGCCGTAAGACCGGAGGTGATCCTCATGGACGAACCGGCTTCGGCTCTCGACCCGCTCTCGACCCTGAAGATCGAGGAACTGATCGAGGAACTGAAGGAGAAGTACACCATCATCATCGTCACCCACAACATGCAGCAGGCCGCCCGCGTCTCCGACTTCACCGCCTTTTTCTACCTGGGAGAGCTGATCGAATGCGGCGAAACGAGGAAGGTCTTCACCACCCCGGACAAGAAACAGACCGAGGATTACATCACCGGCCGATTTGGGTAA
- the pstS gene encoding phosphate ABC transporter substrate-binding protein PstS, protein MLNIIRKSILTLAILAVTAISGQASAETLINGAGATFPYPLYSKWFAEYAKVDPTVKFNYQSIGSGGGIKQITAQTVDFGASDKFLSDAELKAAPGKLLHIPTVMGAVVVTYNVPGVGKGLKLSSEDVADIYLGKITKWNDPKIANDNPKIKLPNQPIIVVHRSDGSGTTSIFTDYLSSVSPEWAGKVGKGASVKWPIGLGGKGNEGVAGQVKTTQYTIGYVELAYAFENKLPFATLKNKSGNFVEPSIKSTSAAAAGAAKSMPADYRISLVNQPGKDAYPIVGFTWLLVYQDQKDKVIGKKLVEFLNWELKHGQKMADKILYAPLPANVAKMVEKTVKSIK, encoded by the coding sequence ATGCTCAACATCATCCGTAAAAGCATTCTGACCCTGGCCATCCTGGCGGTAACCGCCATCTCCGGCCAGGCATCGGCAGAAACGCTCATCAACGGCGCAGGCGCAACCTTCCCCTACCCGCTCTACTCCAAGTGGTTCGCCGAATACGCCAAGGTCGATCCGACCGTCAAGTTCAACTACCAGTCCATCGGCTCAGGCGGCGGCATCAAGCAGATCACTGCCCAGACCGTCGATTTCGGCGCTTCCGATAAATTCCTCTCCGACGCAGAACTGAAGGCTGCCCCCGGCAAGCTGCTCCACATCCCGACCGTTATGGGCGCCGTGGTCGTCACTTACAACGTTCCCGGCGTGGGTAAAGGGCTGAAGCTTTCTTCCGAAGATGTGGCTGATATCTACCTGGGGAAGATCACCAAGTGGAACGACCCGAAGATCGCCAACGACAACCCCAAGATCAAGCTTCCCAACCAGCCGATCATCGTTGTTCACCGCTCTGACGGGAGCGGCACCACGAGCATCTTCACCGACTATCTTTCCAGCGTCAGCCCGGAATGGGCAGGCAAGGTGGGCAAGGGTGCTTCCGTCAAGTGGCCTATCGGCCTCGGCGGCAAGGGTAACGAAGGGGTTGCCGGACAGGTCAAGACCACCCAGTACACCATCGGTTACGTGGAACTGGCCTATGCCTTCGAAAACAAGCTTCCTTTCGCCACATTGAAAAACAAGAGCGGCAATTTCGTCGAGCCTTCCATCAAGTCCACCAGCGCAGCAGCTGCCGGCGCGGCCAAATCCATGCCTGCCGATTACCGCATCTCGCTGGTCAACCAGCCGGGCAAGGATGCCTACCCGATCGTCGGCTTCACCTGGCTCCTCGTCTACCAGGACCAGAAGGACAAGGTAATAGGAAAGAAGCTGGTCGAGTTCCTCAACTGGGAATTGAAGCATGGCCAGAAGATGGCCGACAAGATCCTCTATGCGCCACTCCCTGCTAACGTGGCGAAGATGGTGGAAAAAACCGTCAAGAGCATCAAGTAA